CCCGGACGGCACGCGGGTGCCCGTCTCCCTCGTCATGCGGCGCGGCACCCGGGCCGACGGGACCAACCCCGGGCTGCTCTACGGGTACGGCAGCTACGAGATGAGCTTCGACCCCTACTTCTCCATCGCCCGGCTCTCCCTGCTCGACCGCGGGGTCGTCTACGCCGTCGCGCACGTGCGCGGTGGCGGCGAGCTCGGCCGGCACTGGTACGACGACGGCAAGATGCTGCACAAGCGCAACACCTTCACCGACTTCGTGGCGGCCGCGGAGCACCTCCACGACAGCGGCTGGGTCGCGCGGGACCGCCTGGCGGCCGAAGGGGGGTCCGCCGGCGGTCTCCTCGTGGGCGCCGCGACGAACCTCGCGCCCGACCGCTTCGCGGCGGTGCTGGCGGCCGTGCCCTTCGTCGACACCCTGACGACGATCCTGCGCCCGGACCTGCCGCTGACGGTGCAGGAGTGGGAGGAGTGGGGGGACCCGCTGCACGACCCCGAGGTGTACGCGTACATGCGCGGCTACACCCCGTACGAGAACATCGCCGCCGTCGAGTACCCGGCGGTCCTCGCCACGACCTCGCTGCACGACACCCGCGTGTACTTCACCGAGCCCGCGAAGTGGGTGGCCCGCCTGCGCGAGGTGACCGCCCACGACGAGCAGCGCCCGATCCTGCTGCGCACCGAGATGAGCGCCGGGCACGGTGGCCGCTCGGGGCGCTACGACGCCTGGGAGCAGGCCGCCTGGGAGTGGGCCTGGGTCCTCGACCGGATTGGGGCGACCGAGCCGGTGACCCGAGCCTGAGGGTTCGCCGGAGCGAGCACCTGTCCTGGGTCTCTCGGCGCCACTGTGTCTGCCGCCGAGCGATTCCTGTCCCCATTCGAAGAGGAAACGCGGCCGCCATGTCGCGATGCTTCTTCGAATGACGACGTGAGAGCGCGCTACCGATGATCCCGCCGGGCGCTCAGGAGCCGGTGTGCCTCCACCACCTGGTCGATGAAGGCATCGCGATGCAACCGGAGACCGATGAGGTTCATGCGCAGGATGACGTCACCGCCCATGGTGATGGCGTTCCCGCGAAGGTGGTCGAAGGTGACCTCGAGTCCTTCGGAGTGTGCTGCGCCGTCGATCTCCAGAGCGAGGCCGATGTCCTCCCAGCCCACGTCGAGGTACCTGACGCGGCCATCGATACGCCGGAGTGCCTGACGTGTCGGGGTGGGGAGGCCACGTCGGCGCAGCAGGGGCACGATCTCGAGCTCGCCGAGCGATTGGGCCCCGTCCGCGATGTCATCGACGAGTCGCGTGACGAGGGAACGACGCCTGCGGCCCGGATACTGGGCGTGGGCCTCGCGTAGGTGCGCCGCCGTGGTGATGCGCTGCTGGGTCGGGAGGACGAGGAAGAGCGCGGCCTGACGGTCGGACACCGCCCACTGGGCTGCTCGCAGCGCAGCGAGTGCCGGAGTGGTCCGGGGCAGACCGGGCAGCTCGGAGTCTCCGGGTATCCGTCGGGACACCTTGTGCTGGACCACGCCGTCGATGGCACGCACCTGGCACAGGTGGTGCAGCGAGACGTGGACGATCTGGTCGCTGAGACCTGTGACGCCGGCCAGTTGGAGGCTGGTGACCCCGTCGACTCGGGCATCCCCGACGCTCTCGTGGACAGCTCGCCACGCCAGGGCGAGGGATGACAGCGCCCCGGTGTGCAGAGCAACGGTCTGACGACCGTGCAGCTGCCACCGACCGGCTCGAACCTGACTTGCCACGCGGTCCCTTCCCACACCGAGTGCGCGCAGCTGCGTACGGGAGAGCACTCCGTCGCTGGCGTCCGCTGCCTCGAGCGCACGCTCCCTCAGCAGTGCGCTGAGCCGACTGCGGCTGAGTTGCTCCATGCCGGAGGGCTGCTGGTGCTCCATGCCGGAAGACTGCTGCGATCGGTGGGCCGCGGGGCCTTGCACGGCCATGGTGTGGACAAGGAGCGATTGACTGACGAACGTGTGCGCGAGTCCGATGACTCGTGGGTGGGTCTTCCCCATTCGAAGAAGGAACGCGACCCACAGGTCGCCTTCCTTCTTCGAACGGCCAAGGTCAGCACGAGCCGGTCGACCTGCGTGACCGAGCCGCCGTGCGACCGGCCAGCCAGCGGCCTCAGTCGGCGAAGCCCAGCTCGGTCGCGAGTATGCGCGACCACGTGCGCACGACCCGACGGCGACGCTTGGAGTCGTCGGTGAGCAGGTCGGCCAGGGCGAGGCCGCGGGCGATGTCCAGGGTGGTCTGGATCAGGGTGCGCACGTGCGGGTCGGAGTCGTCGACACCGAGGTGGGCGACGGCCAGGTCGTGGACGGACCGGGCGAATCGGCGCTCCAGGGGGGCGATGACCTCGCGGACCTGCTCGTCGGCGGCTGCCGCGGTCCAGGCGTGCAGGGCCGCCCGGAACAGCTCGCCGTTGTACGTCTCGACGAGGGTCTCGACGACCGCGTGGACGCGCGCAGGACCGTCACCGGTC
Above is a window of Janibacter cremeus DNA encoding:
- a CDS encoding TetR/AcrR family transcriptional regulator, whose protein sequence is MRTTTEPKQDRSRATRQRLLEATVHCLAERGWTAATVSVIADAAGISRGALQHHFPTREALVVAALEYMFQERATRVEQLPAPTGDGPARVHAVVETLVETYNGELFRAALHAWTAAAADEQVREVIAPLERRFARSVHDLAVAHLGVDDSDPHVRTLIQTTLDIARGLALADLLTDDSKRRRRVVRTWSRILATELGFAD